One stretch of Chroogloeocystis siderophila 5.2 s.c.1 DNA includes these proteins:
- a CDS encoding MoaD/ThiS family protein has product MAVKVLIPTPLQKFTNNQATLECNGSNIAELIESLEQSCPGIKSRLCDEQGQPRRFLNLYVNSEDIRFLDGTETPLKEGDEVSIVPAVAGG; this is encoded by the coding sequence ATGGCTGTTAAAGTATTAATTCCCACACCATTACAGAAATTTACGAATAATCAAGCTACGCTCGAATGCAACGGTAGCAACATCGCCGAATTGATTGAATCATTAGAACAAAGCTGTCCTGGTATCAAATCACGGCTTTGTGACGAACAAGGACAACCACGGCGCTTTTTAAACTTATACGTTAACAGCGAAGATATTCGCTTTTTAGATGGAACCGAAACACCACTTAAAGAAGGCGATGAAGTGAGT
- the thrC gene encoding threonine synthase — MTQAKTLNPIAATFKALKCKECGAEYELTASHVCEACFGPLEVTYDYNTLRRTVTRESIQSGPNSIWRYRSFLPVATENVIDVGTGMTPLVQANRLARRLGLKKLYIKNDAVNMPTLSFKDRVVSVALSRARELGFSTVSCASTGNLANSTAAIAAHAGLDCCVFIPADLEAGKVLGTLIYSPTVMAVQGNYDQVNRLCCEVANTYGWGFVNINLRPYYSEGSKTLGYEVAEQLGWQLPDHIVAPLASGSLFTKIYKGFQEFIQVGLVEDKSVRFSGAQAEGCSPIAQAYQEEREFVKPVKPNTIAKSIAIGNPADGIYALEIARKTDGSIASVTDAEIIEGIKLLAETEGIFTETAGGTTIAVLKKLVEAGKIDPDETTVAYITGNGLKTQEAVQGYVGEPLTIEAKLDSFERALERSRTLERLDWQQVLV, encoded by the coding sequence ATGACCCAGGCAAAAACCCTCAACCCAATAGCGGCAACCTTCAAAGCCCTCAAGTGTAAAGAATGTGGTGCTGAGTACGAACTTACAGCAAGTCATGTTTGTGAAGCTTGCTTTGGTCCATTGGAAGTCACCTACGATTACAACACCCTCCGCCGTACCGTAACGCGCGAAAGTATTCAATCAGGTCCCAACTCAATTTGGCGCTATCGTTCTTTCTTACCCGTCGCAACTGAAAACGTCATTGATGTCGGTACAGGGATGACTCCCCTCGTGCAAGCAAATCGCTTAGCTCGTCGCCTGGGATTGAAAAAGCTCTACATCAAAAATGATGCCGTTAATATGCCCACCCTCAGCTTCAAAGATCGGGTGGTATCTGTCGCCTTATCGCGCGCCCGCGAACTTGGTTTTTCCACTGTATCGTGTGCAAGTACCGGAAATTTAGCAAATTCAACCGCTGCAATCGCTGCCCATGCTGGATTAGATTGTTGCGTCTTCATTCCCGCTGATCTCGAAGCCGGTAAAGTTTTAGGTACATTAATCTACAGCCCTACCGTAATGGCAGTGCAAGGTAACTACGACCAAGTAAACCGCTTGTGTTGTGAAGTTGCAAATACATATGGTTGGGGTTTCGTCAATATCAATTTACGTCCGTATTACTCAGAAGGTTCCAAAACGCTGGGTTACGAAGTTGCAGAACAACTCGGCTGGCAATTACCCGATCACATCGTTGCGCCTTTAGCATCGGGTTCTTTATTCACCAAGATCTACAAAGGATTTCAAGAGTTTATTCAAGTCGGCTTAGTCGAAGATAAAAGCGTACGGTTCAGCGGCGCGCAAGCCGAAGGTTGTTCGCCCATCGCGCAAGCCTATCAAGAAGAACGCGAATTTGTTAAACCCGTTAAACCAAATACAATTGCCAAATCAATTGCGATCGGAAATCCTGCTGATGGCATCTATGCTCTAGAAATTGCCCGCAAGACCGACGGAAGTATTGCATCCGTCACCGATGCTGAAATTATCGAAGGCATCAAGCTACTTGCCGAAACTGAAGGCATCTTTACCGAAACAGCAGGCGGAACAACGATCGCAGTTCTTAAAAAATTAGTCGAAGCGGGTAAGATTGATCCAGACGAAACGACAGTTGCTTACATCACTGGAAACGGACTCAAAACCCAAGAAGCCGTACAAGGCTACGTGGGCGAACCGTTGACGATTGAGGCTAAGCTCGATAGTTTTGAACGAGCATTAGAGCGATCGCGTACTTTAGAGCGTCTCGACTGGCAACAAGTTTTAGTATAG
- a CDS encoding primary-amine oxidase translates to MTTAHLPNTSTTPTTVQHPLDPLTPEEITTAVATVKAEYNLGKKVRFPTVVLKEPPKSVVLNFQEGDDIEREAFVGILNNEDGLTYEAVVSLNTKTVKSWKQIADVQPSIMLDEFIECETAVKASPEFQEAIKKRGITDPSLVMVDPWSAGYYAIENEKGLRLSRALCWVRSSPTDNGYARPIEGVIPVVDLNKMEVIRVEDYGVVPLPPNPGNYSTEFVKDLRSDIKPLEITQPEGPSFDVQGHFIQWQKWQFRIGFTPREGLVLYTVGYKDQGRVRPIIYRASLSDMVVPYGDPRPQHYRKNAFDVGEYGVGTLANSLTLGCDCLGEIRYFDAYMTNSRGQVVMIENAICMHEEDYGILWKHVDWRTEHTEVRRSRRLVVSFIATVGNYEYGFFWYFYQDGTIQYEVKLTGIVNTAAAMPDEVPKYGTLIAPQLNAPIHQHFFNVRLDMCVDGENNSVYEVNTQAEPMGPDNPYGNAFYAESTLLATESEAQRIIDPFTGRYWKIVNPAVHNSLGQPVSYKLMPGENILPFAHPESSVIKRAGFMTKHLWVTPYDPDELYAAGDYPNQHPGDAGLPAWTKANREIENTDVVVWYTFGHNHVTRPEDWPVMPVSYIGFMLKPVGFFDASPAIDVPPSAAKHKCCS, encoded by the coding sequence ATGACTACTGCACATCTACCAAATACCTCGACAACACCAACCACAGTTCAGCATCCACTCGATCCACTCACACCTGAGGAAATTACAACTGCTGTCGCTACGGTTAAAGCAGAGTACAACTTGGGGAAAAAAGTCAGGTTTCCCACAGTTGTTCTGAAGGAACCGCCTAAGAGTGTTGTTCTTAACTTTCAAGAGGGTGACGATATTGAGCGTGAGGCTTTTGTTGGTATCCTGAATAATGAAGATGGGTTGACGTATGAGGCAGTTGTTTCGCTCAATACGAAAACTGTCAAGTCGTGGAAGCAGATTGCTGATGTCCAGCCGTCGATTATGCTGGATGAATTTATTGAGTGCGAAACGGCGGTAAAAGCGAGTCCTGAATTTCAGGAAGCAATAAAAAAACGGGGAATTACTGATCCAAGTTTAGTGATGGTTGACCCGTGGTCGGCGGGTTATTATGCCATCGAAAATGAGAAGGGATTGCGACTGTCACGGGCGTTGTGTTGGGTGCGTTCGAGTCCGACGGATAACGGCTATGCGCGTCCGATTGAAGGCGTGATTCCGGTTGTTGATTTGAATAAAATGGAAGTGATTCGGGTGGAAGATTACGGGGTTGTTCCTTTACCGCCGAATCCAGGAAATTATTCAACAGAATTTGTCAAAGATTTACGCAGTGATATTAAACCTTTAGAAATTACGCAGCCAGAAGGTCCGAGTTTTGACGTACAAGGTCACTTTATTCAGTGGCAAAAGTGGCAGTTTCGAATTGGGTTTACTCCACGAGAAGGTTTAGTTTTATACACTGTAGGTTACAAAGATCAAGGGCGCGTGCGTCCCATAATATATCGCGCATCGTTGTCAGATATGGTTGTGCCGTATGGCGATCCGCGACCACAACATTATCGTAAAAATGCGTTTGATGTTGGGGAATATGGCGTCGGAACTTTGGCGAATTCTTTGACATTAGGTTGCGATTGCTTGGGTGAAATTCGCTACTTTGATGCGTATATGACGAATAGTCGCGGACAAGTCGTGATGATTGAGAATGCGATATGTATGCATGAGGAAGATTACGGCATTCTCTGGAAACACGTTGATTGGAGAACAGAACATACTGAAGTGAGGCGATCGCGTCGTTTAGTCGTATCGTTTATCGCAACCGTTGGTAACTATGAATACGGATTTTTTTGGTATTTTTACCAAGATGGTACGATTCAGTACGAAGTCAAACTAACTGGTATCGTCAACACCGCCGCCGCAATGCCTGATGAAGTACCAAAGTACGGTACGTTAATCGCACCGCAGTTAAACGCCCCGATTCATCAACACTTCTTTAATGTGCGTTTAGATATGTGCGTTGATGGGGAAAATAACTCGGTTTATGAAGTGAATACTCAAGCTGAACCAATGGGACCTGATAATCCTTACGGTAATGCTTTCTATGCAGAGTCTACGCTTTTAGCAACTGAGTCAGAAGCGCAACGTATCATTGATCCTTTTACAGGACGTTATTGGAAGATTGTTAATCCTGCGGTACACAATAGCTTGGGTCAACCTGTGAGTTACAAACTCATGCCTGGTGAAAATATTTTACCGTTTGCGCATCCTGAATCAAGTGTGATTAAGCGTGCGGGATTTATGACAAAGCATTTGTGGGTGACTCCATACGATCCTGATGAACTTTATGCAGCGGGTGATTATCCTAATCAGCATCCTGGGGATGCAGGACTTCCAGCTTGGACAAAGGCAAATCGGGAAATTGAGAATACGGATGTTGTGGTTTGGTACACATTTGGACATAATCACGTGACTCGTCCTGAGGATTGGCCTGTGATGCCTGTCTCTTATATCGGTTTTATGTTGAAACCTGTGGGCTTTTTTGATGCAAGTCCGGCAATTGATGTTCCTCCCTCGGCGGCGAAGCATAAGTGTTGTTCTTGA
- a CDS encoding ABC transporter permease, with protein MVKSTIESRKLRSLAFLLFPTTFWLLLYSFLQRGTDGGVVWSFSLESYQRLASELYLGIIWRSIGLALIATVACLIIGYPLAFFIATCSGRWQNVLVLLVIIPFWTNFLVRTYAWIVLLPQEGVINVVLQNFQVVDAPLNLLFTQFAVTVGLIYGYLSFMILPLYAAMDRFNFSLVEAAQNLGANDIRSFIRIVLPLTMRGRNCSRFATGFYSGCRGVCYS; from the coding sequence ATGGTTAAGTCAACGATTGAGTCGCGTAAGCTTAGGAGTTTGGCGTTTCTTTTGTTTCCAACAACTTTTTGGTTGTTGCTGTACAGTTTTTTGCAGCGGGGAACGGATGGTGGAGTTGTTTGGAGTTTTAGTTTAGAGAGTTATCAACGGCTGGCGAGTGAACTGTATTTAGGTATAATTTGGCGTTCGATTGGATTGGCTTTAATTGCGACGGTTGCTTGTTTAATTATTGGCTATCCGTTGGCGTTTTTTATTGCTACTTGTTCGGGACGCTGGCAAAATGTTTTGGTGCTACTTGTGATTATTCCTTTTTGGACTAATTTTTTGGTGCGAACTTATGCTTGGATTGTGCTTTTGCCTCAGGAAGGAGTGATTAATGTAGTGCTACAAAACTTTCAAGTTGTTGATGCACCGCTGAATTTGTTATTTACACAGTTTGCAGTAACTGTAGGGTTAATTTATGGCTATTTGTCGTTTATGATTTTGCCATTGTATGCCGCAATGGATCGTTTCAATTTTTCCTTAGTAGAAGCGGCACAGAATTTAGGTGCAAATGATATTCGCAGCTTTATTCGGATAGTTTTACCGTTAACAATGCGAGGAAGGAATTGTAGCAGGTTCGCTACTGGTTTTTATTCCGGCTGTAGGGGCGTTTGTTACTCCTGA
- a CDS encoding ATP adenylyltransferase family protein, which produces MVLQPGKLWTRVIEQTEYALRTGALQSIPTDYEFIEQNGINFLVRTLSNLVRKDAAKQSQSTTTAKDVNPFLPYEEDLFVADISDTHLCLLNKFNVVDHHLLMITRAFEDQENWLNWRDFQAMCVTLAEIDGLAFYNGGKLAGASQKHKHLQLVPLPLSPQGVKLPIENAIAAAQFTGSIGTSPLFPFVHAIAQLDPNWVTPDTAATAMLECYQSLLHAVGINTNDFKSDKQSGAYNLLATRQWMLIVPRLQESFASISVNSLGFAGSLFVRNDEQMQILKSYGPMTILQQVTSS; this is translated from the coding sequence GTGGTGTTACAACCTGGTAAATTGTGGACAAGGGTCATCGAGCAAACTGAGTATGCTTTACGCACTGGGGCACTTCAGTCAATTCCTACCGATTACGAATTTATCGAGCAAAATGGTATTAATTTCCTTGTGCGCACGTTGTCAAACTTGGTGCGTAAGGATGCAGCAAAGCAATCTCAAAGCACCACTACTGCTAAAGATGTTAATCCGTTTTTACCATATGAGGAAGATTTATTCGTTGCAGATATTTCGGACACGCATTTGTGTTTATTGAATAAATTTAATGTTGTCGATCATCACTTGCTAATGATTACTCGTGCTTTTGAAGATCAGGAAAACTGGCTTAACTGGCGCGATTTTCAGGCGATGTGCGTTACTTTAGCAGAAATTGATGGTTTAGCATTTTATAACGGCGGAAAGCTCGCTGGCGCGAGTCAAAAACACAAACATTTACAACTTGTTCCCTTACCGCTTTCACCTCAAGGAGTCAAACTACCGATCGAAAATGCGATCGCTGCTGCTCAATTTACAGGTTCTATCGGTACCTCACCGCTGTTTCCGTTTGTTCACGCGATCGCCCAACTCGATCCGAACTGGGTAACTCCTGATACTGCTGCTACAGCCATGCTAGAATGCTATCAAAGCCTGCTTCATGCTGTTGGAATCAACACAAACGATTTTAAAAGCGACAAGCAATCAGGTGCTTATAATCTACTGGCAACACGTCAATGGATGCTGATTGTACCGCGTCTTCAAGAAAGTTTTGCGTCCATATCTGTCAATTCTTTAGGATTCGCCGGATCGCTGTTTGTCCGCAATGATGAGCAAATGCAGATTCTTAAATCTTATGGTCCAATGACGATTTTGCAGCAAGTTACGAGTAGCTAG